From a region of the Syngnathus typhle isolate RoL2023-S1 ecotype Sweden linkage group LG12, RoL_Styp_1.0, whole genome shotgun sequence genome:
- the sh3bp2 gene encoding SH3 domain-binding protein 2 isoform X1 encodes MYVPSVRKSTVWSSKARVRMCFQEQSDVITMSAQEVCWPVPMRAIGAQNLLTMPGGVSIAGYLHKKGANQFASLMRWPLRYIIVHKGCVYYFKSSTSPAPHGAFSLNGYNRVMRAAEETTSNNVFPFKMIHISKKHRTWFFSAASEDERRTWMRSLRHEIDHYNDRKESQIPSDSDSDADSFYGTIERPLDIKHPINNADTDYGEDDDDEDEQDYLKPDSDCVPTSTSRPTGPPPSYPPPPVPMVPPRPFGSCLQTLKGPPPPIPSHNRVKTSANIRKNPPSISPPILKDTNKGPPPAPPFAAQMHNHASSIPPPLPPPNSQRPLKNRMQSVVGPGTDRKHQKPSSSVSLQSPTTIPICDQLESRMTVSDGDNCPRDTGKKQSAIKNPRSKPSQALTKAANFEEPMPKPRTAFPSVPTPFCYPPFPCHASRAILLQSELHKCTNAPKAPTVKPPLPLTKPRQTGTPLQRASPEGQSFRSSRDKDTEMPKKEQDLTESTEGDVSDEDYDDMHLPQSVFIDSTDTNFVEKLFKESSVFPQDGLYAIRKSGTKTSKVLVVWDVSIGKARNYRLFEEGDLVFLDCDVTFPTLSALIEHYYSHPLPQQGSLCLQKPYSE; translated from the exons ATGTATGTTCCATCTGTGAGAAAATCCACTGTGTGGAGCTCCAAAGCGAGGGTCAGGATGTGTTTTCAGGAACAGAGTGATGTCAT AACCATGTCAGCTCAGGAGGTGTGTTGGCCTGTGCCAATGCGAGCCATCGGAGCCCAGAACCTCCTCACTATGCCTGGTGGAGTTTCTATAGCAGGATACCTCCACAAGAAGGGAGCCAATCAGTTTGCTAGTCTCATGAGAT ggcCATTGAGGTACATCATCGTCCACAAGGGCTGTGTGTACTACTTTAAAAGTAGTACGTCTCCTGCACCACACGGAGCGTTCTCTCTAAACGGTTACAATAG AGTGATGAGAGCAGCAGAGGAAACGACATCTAACAATGTTTTTCCGTTTAAGATGATCCACATCAGTAAAAAACACAGGACGTGGTTTTTCTCTGCAGCTAGTGAAGATGAGAGGAGG ACATGGATGCGATCCTTACGACATGAAATTGACCATTATAATGACAGGAAAGAGTCCCAGATTCCAAG TGACTCGGATTCAGATGCAGACAGTTTCTACGGGACCATTGAAAGGCCTTTGGATATTAAACACCCAATCAATAATGCAGACACTG ATTAtggtgaggatgatgatgatgaagatgagcaAGACTATCTGAAGCCAGACAGTGACTGTGTTCCAACAAGTACAA GTCGACCCACTGGCCCTCCACCTTCTTACCCGCCTCCTCCTGTTCCAATGGTACCTCCGCGACCTTTTGGATCTTGTTTACAAACCCTTAAAGGGCCACCACCTCCAATCCCATCACACAACCGAGTCAAAACCAGTGCAAACATTAGAAAAAACCCGCCCTCGATTTCTCCTCCCATCCTGAAGGACACAAACAAAGGTCCGCCTCCCGCTCCACCCTTCGCCGCCCAGATGCACAATCACGCCTCTTCTATCCCCccaccccttcctccacccAATTCACAGCGGCCTCTTAAAAACAGGATGCAGTCTGTGGTTGGACCAGGGACTGACAGAAAACACCAGAAGCCTTCATCCTCGGTTTCACTCCAATCCCCCACCACCATTCCCATCTGTGATCAGCTAGAAAGCAGGATGACTGTCAGTGATGGAGATAACTGCCCTCGTGATACCGGAAAAAAACAGTCCGCTATCAAAAACCCCCGcagcaagccaagccaagcactGACCAAAGCAGCAAATTTTGAAGAGCCAATGCCAAAACCTCGAACGGCATTTCCCTCGGTGCCGACACCTTTCTGCTACCCACCATTTCCCTGTCACGCATCTCGAGCTATTCTTCTTCAAAGTGAACTGCACAAGTGTACAAATGCACCAAAAGCTCCAACAGTCAAGCCTCCACTGCCTTTAACCAAGCCCAGACAAACAGGCACACCTCTCCA AAGAGCATCCCCAGAAGGTCAAAGTTTCCGTTCATCAAGAGATAAGGACACTGAGATGCCCAAGAAGGAACAAGATTTGACTGAGAGCACTGAAGGAGATGTTTCCGATGAGGATTATGATGAC aTGCATCTGCCGCAATCCGTTTTCATTGACTCGACGGATACCAACTTTGTAGAGAA ATTATTTAAAGAGAGCTCTGTCTTTCCGCAAGATGGACTTTATGCCATTAGAAAATCTGGAACCAAAACCTccaag GTGCTGGTGGTATGGGATGTCAGCATAGGCAAAGCCAGAAATTACCGGTTGTTTGAAGAG GGTGACCTGGTGTTTCTGGACTGTGATGTGACCTTCCCGACTCTTTCAGCTCTGATCGAACACTACTACAGCCATCCTCTTCCTCAGCAGGGCTCGCTATGCCTGCAGAAACCTTATTCAGAATAA
- the sh3bp2 gene encoding SH3 domain-binding protein 2 isoform X2, which produces MSAQEVCWPVPMRAIGAQNLLTMPGGVSIAGYLHKKGANQFASLMRWPLRYIIVHKGCVYYFKSSTSPAPHGAFSLNGYNRVMRAAEETTSNNVFPFKMIHISKKHRTWFFSAASEDERRTWMRSLRHEIDHYNDRKESQIPSDSDSDADSFYGTIERPLDIKHPINNADTDYGEDDDDEDEQDYLKPDSDCVPTSTSRPTGPPPSYPPPPVPMVPPRPFGSCLQTLKGPPPPIPSHNRVKTSANIRKNPPSISPPILKDTNKGPPPAPPFAAQMHNHASSIPPPLPPPNSQRPLKNRMQSVVGPGTDRKHQKPSSSVSLQSPTTIPICDQLESRMTVSDGDNCPRDTGKKQSAIKNPRSKPSQALTKAANFEEPMPKPRTAFPSVPTPFCYPPFPCHASRAILLQSELHKCTNAPKAPTVKPPLPLTKPRQTGTPLQRASPEGQSFRSSRDKDTEMPKKEQDLTESTEGDVSDEDYDDMHLPQSVFIDSTDTNFVEKLFKESSVFPQDGLYAIRKSGTKTSKVLVVWDVSIGKARNYRLFEEGDLVFLDCDVTFPTLSALIEHYYSHPLPQQGSLCLQKPYSE; this is translated from the exons ATGTCAGCTCAGGAGGTGTGTTGGCCTGTGCCAATGCGAGCCATCGGAGCCCAGAACCTCCTCACTATGCCTGGTGGAGTTTCTATAGCAGGATACCTCCACAAGAAGGGAGCCAATCAGTTTGCTAGTCTCATGAGAT ggcCATTGAGGTACATCATCGTCCACAAGGGCTGTGTGTACTACTTTAAAAGTAGTACGTCTCCTGCACCACACGGAGCGTTCTCTCTAAACGGTTACAATAG AGTGATGAGAGCAGCAGAGGAAACGACATCTAACAATGTTTTTCCGTTTAAGATGATCCACATCAGTAAAAAACACAGGACGTGGTTTTTCTCTGCAGCTAGTGAAGATGAGAGGAGG ACATGGATGCGATCCTTACGACATGAAATTGACCATTATAATGACAGGAAAGAGTCCCAGATTCCAAG TGACTCGGATTCAGATGCAGACAGTTTCTACGGGACCATTGAAAGGCCTTTGGATATTAAACACCCAATCAATAATGCAGACACTG ATTAtggtgaggatgatgatgatgaagatgagcaAGACTATCTGAAGCCAGACAGTGACTGTGTTCCAACAAGTACAA GTCGACCCACTGGCCCTCCACCTTCTTACCCGCCTCCTCCTGTTCCAATGGTACCTCCGCGACCTTTTGGATCTTGTTTACAAACCCTTAAAGGGCCACCACCTCCAATCCCATCACACAACCGAGTCAAAACCAGTGCAAACATTAGAAAAAACCCGCCCTCGATTTCTCCTCCCATCCTGAAGGACACAAACAAAGGTCCGCCTCCCGCTCCACCCTTCGCCGCCCAGATGCACAATCACGCCTCTTCTATCCCCccaccccttcctccacccAATTCACAGCGGCCTCTTAAAAACAGGATGCAGTCTGTGGTTGGACCAGGGACTGACAGAAAACACCAGAAGCCTTCATCCTCGGTTTCACTCCAATCCCCCACCACCATTCCCATCTGTGATCAGCTAGAAAGCAGGATGACTGTCAGTGATGGAGATAACTGCCCTCGTGATACCGGAAAAAAACAGTCCGCTATCAAAAACCCCCGcagcaagccaagccaagcactGACCAAAGCAGCAAATTTTGAAGAGCCAATGCCAAAACCTCGAACGGCATTTCCCTCGGTGCCGACACCTTTCTGCTACCCACCATTTCCCTGTCACGCATCTCGAGCTATTCTTCTTCAAAGTGAACTGCACAAGTGTACAAATGCACCAAAAGCTCCAACAGTCAAGCCTCCACTGCCTTTAACCAAGCCCAGACAAACAGGCACACCTCTCCA AAGAGCATCCCCAGAAGGTCAAAGTTTCCGTTCATCAAGAGATAAGGACACTGAGATGCCCAAGAAGGAACAAGATTTGACTGAGAGCACTGAAGGAGATGTTTCCGATGAGGATTATGATGAC aTGCATCTGCCGCAATCCGTTTTCATTGACTCGACGGATACCAACTTTGTAGAGAA ATTATTTAAAGAGAGCTCTGTCTTTCCGCAAGATGGACTTTATGCCATTAGAAAATCTGGAACCAAAACCTccaag GTGCTGGTGGTATGGGATGTCAGCATAGGCAAAGCCAGAAATTACCGGTTGTTTGAAGAG GGTGACCTGGTGTTTCTGGACTGTGATGTGACCTTCCCGACTCTTTCAGCTCTGATCGAACACTACTACAGCCATCCTCTTCCTCAGCAGGGCTCGCTATGCCTGCAGAAACCTTATTCAGAATAA
- the spp1 gene encoding osteopontin — MKVAFVFVLLFAAVLCRPAKKYSDSSAESSEEVVRRSGASLFRKKMAQLTRFHVSPFRLFQNFLAPVAMGSDESTDGSKEAAVESPALINFETTDDAATDTPSVDHQDEPSKDGDDDDNDDDDDDDDDEEESEESESEEEDEEESSESGESSTVAPETVTPVIVTEEPLLPTIVTDTDSGRGDSMGRYPSEYKSYVYAEEKTYHKAPSSYKSYEYVDTGKKSGYDMPIGNEVEKSPEVYNNEIYQEHSDVLEEDSSTPENQEVLPVEEEENDGTNDSGSSTDVEEEEESEHEQSSEEATSTPGAADSDSDESDSMESDSDEQEMSPETTDMPAVITAKTPLLPVTSPAVVVVPGSFELEVSGLGVGVFLSSAVFMLGSVTGTSLEDSSENSSEDSSDDSMEDSSDDSMEDSSEDSSKDSSEEGSVDPSEDLFGVSSEDSSDDSSEDSSDDSSEDSSDDSSGDSSDDSSGDSSDDSLEDSSEDSSEDSSDDSSEDSSDDSSGDSSDDSSGDSSDDSLEDSSEDSSEEGSVDPSEDLFGVSSEDSSDDSSEDSPDDSSEDSSDDSSGDSSDDSSEDSSEDSSAEGSVDPSEDLFGVSSEDSSDDSSEDSSDDSSEDSSDDSSRDSSDDSSKNCGCGILDDTSMDFSDDSLSDATLDSNESRD, encoded by the exons ATGAAAGTGGCATTTGTATTTGTTCTGCTCTTTGCTGCGGTTCTCTGCCGACCA GCAAAAAAATATTCTGACAGTTCGGCGGAGAGTTCTGAAGAAGTG GTCAGACGATCTGGAGCGTCACTCTTCAGGAAAAAGATGGCCCAATTGACTCGCTTCCATGTGTCACCATTCAGG TTGTTCCAGAATTTTTTAGCACCTGTTGCTATGGGTTCAGATGAGAGCACAGATGGTTCTAAGGAG GCAGCAGTCGAGAGTCCAGCTTTAATCAACTTTGAAACTACAGATGATGCTGCAACAGACACACCCTCCGTTGACCACCAAGATGAACCAAGTAAAgacggtgatgatgatgacaatgacgacgatgatgatgatgatgatgatgaagaggaatCAGAGGAGAGT GAAAGTGAAGaggaagacgaagaagagaGCTCAGAGTCGGGGGAGTCTTCCACTGTTGCTCCCGAGACAGTAACCCCTGTAATTGTGACCGAGGAGCCCCTGTTGCCCACCATTGTCACAGACACAGATTCGGGCCGCGGTGACAGCATGGGAAGATACCCCAGCGAGTACAAGAGCTATGTCTACGCGGAGGAGAAGACCTACCACAAGGCTCCTTCATCTTACAAGTCCTATGAATATGTTGACACAGGCAAAAAATCAGGCTATGACATGCCCATTGGCAATGAGGTGGAGAAGTCACCAGAGGTGTACAACAATGAg ATTTACCAGGAGCACTCTGACGTACTGGAGGAGGACAGCAGCACTCCTGAGAACCAGGAAGTTCTTCcagtagaggaggaggagaacgaTGGCACAAACGATAGCGGAAGCTCCACAGatgtggaggaagaagaagagtctGAACACGAGCAGAGCAGCGAGGAGGCTACATCCACACCCGGGGCTGCTGACAGCGATTCTGACGAGAGTGACAGCATGGAAAGTGACTCAGATGAGCAGGAGATGAGCCCCGAAACCACTGACATGCCCGCGGTCATCACTGCCAAA ACACCATTGCTTCCGGTCACATCTCCAGCAGTTGTGGTCGTCCCTGGCTCATTTGAGCTTGAGGTGTCGGGTTTGGGTGTTGGGGTGTTTCTGTCTTCTGCGGTCTTCATGTTGGGATCTGTGACAGGAACCTCCTTAGAGGATTCCTCAGAGAACTCCTCGGAAGACTCTTCAGATGATTCCATGGAAGACTCCTCAGATGATTCCATGGAAGACTCCTCAGAAGATTCCTCGAAAGATTCCTCAGAGGAAGGCTCAGTGGATCCCTCAGAAGATTTGTTCGGTGTCTCCTCAGAGGATTCTTCAGATGACTCCTCAGAGGATTCTTCAGATGACTCCTCAGAGGATTCTTCAGATGACTCCTCAGGGGATTCTTCAGATGACTCCTCAGGGGATTCTTCAGATGACTCCTTAGAAGATTCCTCGGAAGATTCCTCAGAGGATTCTTCAGATGACTCCTCAGAGGATTCTTCAGATGACTCCTCAGGGGATTCTTCAGATGACTCCTCAGGGGATTCTTCAGATGACTCCTTAGAAGATTCCTCGGAAGATTCCTCAGAGGAAGGCTCAGTGGATCCCTCAGAAGATTTGTTCGGTGTCTCCTCAGAGGATTCTTCAGATGACTCCTCAGAGGATTCTCCAGATGACTCCTCAGAGGATTCTTCAGATGACTCCTCAGGGGATTCTTCAGATGACTCCTCAGAAGATTCCTCGGAAGATTCCTCAGCGGAAGGCTCAGTGGATCCGTCAGAAGATTTGTTCGGTGTCTCCTCAGAGGATTCTTCAGATGACTCCTCAGAGGATTCTTCAGATGACTCCTCAGAGGATTCTTCAGATGACTCCTCACGGGATTCTTCAGATGACTCCTCTAAAAATTGTGGCTGTGGCATCTTGGACGACACCTCAATGGATTTCTCGGACGACTCACTGTCGGATGCGACTCTAGACTCTAATGAGTCACGTGACTGA